In Rhodamnia argentea isolate NSW1041297 chromosome 11, ASM2092103v1, whole genome shotgun sequence, one genomic interval encodes:
- the LOC115742069 gene encoding phosphatidylinositol 3,4,5-trisphosphate 3-phosphatase and protein-tyrosine-phosphatase PTEN2A-like, translating into MDAKPVDSSSQSPSTSSEDKPTVPSVSRTETPSLPSFFSASSISSWTQNLKLPQQAASSQDSSQSPNSGIATLSRFANGMRFRLPAGTPTTNEAVQGTSENAQSGVLGSVAKGLLDSSRNAVKAVQVKARHVVSQNKRRYQEGGFDLDMTYITENVIAMGFPAGDISSGLFGYFEGFYRNHMEEVITFFETHHQGKYKVYNLCLERLYDSSLFGGKVATFPFADHNCPPMPLILSFCQSASSWLKEDIENVVAVHCKAGMARTGLMICSLLLFLKIFPTADEAIAYYNQKRCIDGKALVLPSQIRFVQYFERVLTGFSREIPAARRCMLRGFRLHRCPSWIRPAITISDHNGVLFSSKKHPKIKDLTPQDFWIKPPKKGVVVFAIPGEPGLTELKGDFKIHFHEHQGDFYCWLNTTMMENRILLSSSDLDGFDKRNLPSPGFHVEVVMIDYDGTMPAKANSDSTSKEPETMSRSSDTNGEAATKSNSTKASQKDDNDDDVFSDSEGEESRPSNNKQVRPLCGDEPTLVPDTRSASVKQMERVTQSADKLSLGSERYSESYANKEVRSDGAEKSASGLDMPKLDSGGVSDFKAIAADASVFTFGNEEDYESE; encoded by the exons ATGGATGCCAAACCAGTGGATTCATCATCTCAATCTCCTTCCACTTCTTCTGAAGATAAACCCACTGTCCCTAGCGTTTCCCGGACAGAGACCCCTTCCTTGCCATCTTTCTTCTCCGCCTCCAGCATATCATCTTGGACACAGAATTTGAAACTTCCGCAGCAGGCAGCATCTTCACAGGACAGTTCACAGAGTCCAAATTCAGGGATTGCAACACTATCAAGATTTGCCAATGGCATGAGATTTCGATTGCCTGCAGGAACCCCAACAACAAATGAGGCTGTTCAGGGCACCTCAGAAAATGCTCAATCTGGTGTCCTTGGATCAGTTGCAAAAGGGTTGCTTGATTCGTCCCGCAATGCTGTGAAGGCTGTGCAGGTCAAGGCACGTCATGTTGTCTCACAAAATAAGAGGAGATACCAG GAAGGAGGATTCGATTTGGATATGACTTATATCACTGAGAATGTAATTGCAATGGGATTCCCAGCTGGAGATATAAGCTCAGGTCTATTTGGGTATTTTGAG GGCTTTTATCGTAATCATATGGAAGAGGTGATTACTTTTTTTGAGACGCATCACCAG GGAAAGTACAAAGTCTATAATCTCTGTTTAGAAAGGCTATATGATTCATCACTTTTTGGTGGGAAG GTGGCGACTTTTCCATTTGCTGATCACAATTGCCCACCTATGCCACTTATACTATCCTTTTGTCAAAGTGCGTCCTCATGGTTGAAGGAGGACATAGAAAATGTAGTGGCCGTTCACTGTAAGGCCGGCATGGCTAGGACGGGGTTGATGATCTGTAGCCTTCTCTTGTTCCTGAAG ATCTTCCCTACAGCTGATGAGGCCATTGCTTATTACAATCAGAAAAGATGTATCGATGGCAAGGCTCTAGTTCTTCCGAGTCAAATT AGGTTTGTCCAGTACTTTGAGCGTGTTTTAACTGGCTTCAGTAGAGAAATTCCAGCAGCACGTAG ATGCATGCTTAGAGGATTTCGGCTTCACAGATGTCCTTCCTGGATAAGGCCGGCAATTACGATATCTGATCATAATG GTGTTCTCTTCTCCTCCAAAAAGCATCCCAAGATTAAAGATCTAACG CCGCAAGATTTCTGGATCAAACCACCCAAGAAGGGAGTGGTCGTTTTTGCTATACCAGGAGAGCCTGGGCTGACAGAGTTGAAGGGCGACTTCAAAATCCACTTTCATGAGCACCAAGGAGATTTTTACTG TTGGTTAAATACGACAATGATGGAAAACAGAATACTTTTAAGCTCATCTGATCTTGATGGCTTCGACAAG AGAAATCTTCCTTCTCCTGGATTCCACGTGGAAGTTGTAATGATAGATTATGACGGCACCATGCCAGCGAAGGCCAATAGCGACTCCACCAGCAAGGAACCTGAGACTATGTCAAGAAGTTCAGATACAAATGGTGAAGCCGCAACAAAATCAAACAGTACGAAGGCATCTCAAAAAGATGACAACGACGATGATGTTTTCTCTGACAGTGAAGGAGAGGAGTCTCGTCCCTCAAATAACAAGCAAGTACGACCTCTTTGTGGTGATGAGCCGACTCTTGTTCCTGATACTAGGAGTGCCTCGGTGAAGCAAATGGAGAGAGTGACGCAAAGTGCTGATAAGCTGTCACTGGGCAGTGAGCGATACTCAGAGAGTTATGCTAATAAGGAAGTGCGTAGTGATGGAGCTGAGAAATCTGCTTCTGGGCTGGATATGCCTAAGCTGGACTCTGGTGGAGTCAGTGACTTTAAAGCCATAGCAGCCGATGCCTCAGTTTTCACATTCGGAAATGAAGAAGATTACGAGAGCGAATGA
- the LOC115742071 gene encoding small RNA degrading nuclease 1 encodes MEGQLDVAEKKVLVEVVKLAQKRGMSGTKGVWKDFLNSYDKQLGASLSDPSRRSKEVLVAFLKTFTDENDLKLFAKVIQCHSNRALTELFKEESPQLESPEQRLVCLTLEHPQYPLEYSFPSYEEEWVVTKLKKKSKVMRSTDVVAVDCEMVLCEDGTEACVRVCVVDRSLKVKLNEFVNPGKAIADYRTEITGIVAADLDVIKCSLSDVQKSMKKLLSHGTILVGHSLNSDLRALKLDHARVIDTSYIFKYPDACFQRKPSLNNLCKSVLGYEVREKGAPHNCVDDASAAMKLVLAVIERGCDTNILSLHDDVPNSEVAKLLLHRIPKIVPIGELHRAIPGEFTVEPKPSKNARGDTYSALAVFSSMEEAHRVYESLEGTLEKDSYGRSQKVVAFHLSTGTEANLCVRKAMHDNSLGQLLKKRAAEMLDSGELKKMKASKIGEIEMAVANQCDDHLKEIERLKEELRQKDLQIVSRREDHLQEIERLKHELSQKDLEISVLNKIVQQHKEKELQRKSKKFKIRI; translated from the exons ATGGAAGGTCAACTCGACGTCGCAGAGAAAAAA GTTCTTGTTGAAGTCGTGAAACTAGCCCAAAAGCGGGGTATGAGCGGTACTAAAGGAGTGTGGAAGGATTTTTTGAACAGTTATGACAAGCAATTAGGGGCCTCTTTGAGCGATCCCTCGAGGAGGTCCAAGGAGGTATTGGTTGCTTTCTTGAAGACTTTCACTGATGAGAACGATTTGAAG CTTTTTGCGAAAGTTATTCAATGCCATTCGAACCGTGCCCTAACGGAGCTATTCAAAGAGGAATCTCCACAGCTTGAGTCCCCAGAACAG AGATTAGTTTGTCTCACTCTGGAACATCCACAATACCCGTTGGAATATTCTTTCCCATCATATGAAGAG GAATGGGTGGTTACAAAGCTCAAGAAAAAGTCCAAGGTGATGAGATCAACCGATGTGGTTGCTGTCGACTGTGAGATGGTGCTATGTGAAGATGGCACTGAAGCTTGTGTGAGAGTATGTGTTGTGGATCGCAGTCTGAAG GTCAAACTTAATGAGTTTGTGAATCCTGGTAAAGCAATTGCAGATTACAGAACTGAGATTACAGGAATCGTTGCAGCAGATTTGGATGTAATTAAATGCTCATTATCAGATGTACAG AAATCTATGAAGAAGCTATTATCACATGGAACTATTCTAGTTGGCCACAGTTTGAACAGTGACTTGCGAG CACTGAAGCTGGATCATGCGAGAGTAATTGATACCTCATACATCTTCAAGTATCCTGATGCATGTTTTCAAAGAAAGCCATCTTTAAATAATCTGTGTAAG TCTGTTCTGGGCTATGAAGTTAGAGAGAAGGGTGCACCACATAATTGTGTAGATGATGCTTCTGCTGCAATGAAGCTTGTTCTTGCTGTTATTGAGCGTGGATGTGATACAAATATTCTGTCTCTCCATGATGAC GTACCTAATTCCGAAGTGGCAAAGCTGCTGCTTCACAGGATACCTAAAATTGTGCCCATAGGAGAATTACATAGAGCAATACCTGGGGAATTTACAGTTGAACCAAAG CCATCTAAGAATGCTCGTGGGGATACATATTCAGCTTTGGCCGTCTTCAGCAGTATGGAAGAGGCACATCGAGTCTATGAAAGTTTAGAGGGCACTTTGGAGAAG GACTCATATGGACGGTCTCAGAAAGTTGTTGCATTTCATCTCAGTACCGGTACTGAGGCTAATTTATGTGTCCGTAAAGCAATGCACGACAACTCCCTCGGCCAGTTGTTAAAGAAGAGAGCAGCAGAGATGTTGGACTCTGGGGAactgaaaaaaatgaaggcgAGCAAGATCGGAGAGATTGAGATGGCAGTTGCTAATCAGTGCGATGATCACTTGAAAGAGATCGAGAGATTGAAGGAGGAGCTGAGGCAAAAGGATCTTCAAATAGTAAGTCGACGTGAAGACCACTTGCAAGAGATTGAAAGATTAAAGCACGAGTTATCCCAAAAGGATCTTGAGATCTCTGTTCTCAACAAGATTGTGCAACAACATAAGGAAAAAGAGCTGCAGAGAAAGTCAAAGAAGTTCAAAATCAGGATCTGA